A portion of the Lolium rigidum isolate FL_2022 chromosome 1, APGP_CSIRO_Lrig_0.1, whole genome shotgun sequence genome contains these proteins:
- the LOC124682967 gene encoding putative UPF0481 protein At3g02645, translated as MALAQLQAQARFVGVAAGNAGVELELEDHQSRFVNRVRRRMEATAEELGAVAKVFDVPKLLRATRPEAYAPQHFAIGPYHYQRPELRDMERYKLAAAKRAEKLFAGDRKFDDLVQKFAGMQEMIRAPYHRFLELNEQTLAWMMAIDTCFLLDFLESYHVEEATDMVSSATNWINVMVRDAMMLENQIPLFLFAGALQLRQVSEEAAADAMRAVLDRFIREVCPIKTTALALAGDVAKHAHLLELLYHFLIPASAFFAEDAAELPPLVPEELLSMDALEQQVPDYDKVKQACMQVSSLDVAPVRFIKKNLISKPMSLASSLPGRIMRKVPLLSTLTPMLGKLMSSTDMEARLKGVNMGSIINSPLVQEIMIPSVTQLAGCGVRFAPAPEGMAGIAFDAATATLTLPVIRLDGNTEVILRNLVAYETAAVRGPLVMARYTELMNGIIDTAKDVKILRECGIIFNGMKSDKEAADMWNGMCRAVRPSKVPLMDGVIREVNAHRNRRAAVKARRLLKRYVFRSWRILTLLAAVVLLLMTALQTFCSVYDCKRWFGGILELPKLPATGGGGQ; from the exons ATGGCGTTGGCACAGCTGCAGGCCCAGGCGCGGTTCGTCGGCGTGGCGGCGGGGAACGCCGGcgtggagctggagctggaggaCCACCAGTCGAGGTTCGTGAACCGGGTGCGGCGGCGGATGGAGGCCACCGCGGAGGAGCTGGGCGCGGTGGCCAAGGTCTTCGACGTGCCCAAGCTGCTCCGGGCGACCAGGCCGGAGGCGTACGCGCCGCAGCACTTCGCCATCGGGCCCTACCACTACCAGCGGCCCGAGCTCAGGGACATGGAGCGCTACAAGCTCGCCGCGGCCAAGCGTGCCGAGAAGCTCTTCGCCGGTGACCGCAAGTTCGACGACCTCGTGCAGAAGTTCGCCGGCATGCAGGAGATGATCCGGGCACCATACCACAG GTTCCTTGAGCTGAACGAGCAGACGCTGGCATGGATGATGGCCATCGACACGTGCTTCCTCCTCGATTTCCTGGAGAGCTACCACGTCGAAGAGGCCACCGATATGGTGTCCTCGGCGACCAACTGGATCAACGTCATGGTTCGCGACGCCATGATGCTTGAGAACCAGATCCCGCTCTTCCTCTTCGCCGGGGCGCTCCAGCTCCGCCAGGTCTCCGAGGAGGCCGCCGCTGACGCCATGCGTGCTGTCCTTGACCGCTTCATCAGGGAGGTGTGCCCCATCAAGACTACCGCACTGGCCCTCGCCGGCGACGTCGCCAAGCATGCGCACCTGCTGGAGCTTCTATACCACTTCCTTATCCCCGCCTCAGCCTTCTTCGCCGAGGACGCGGCGGAGCTCCCGCCCCTGGTCCCCGAGGAGCTCCTGTCCATGGACGCGCTCGAGCAGCAGGTCCCGGACTACGACAAGGTGAAGCAGGCGTGCATGCAGGTGTCCAGCCTCGACGTGGCGCCGGTGCGGTTCATCAAGAAGAATCTCATCTCCAAGCCGATGAGCTTGGCGTCGAGCCTCCCGGGGCGGATCATGCGCAAGGTGCCGTTGCTGTCGACGCTGACGCCTATGCTCGGAAAGCTGATGTCCTCGACGGACATGGAGGCGCGGCTCAAGGGCGTGAACATGGGCAGCATCATAAACTCGCCGCTGGTCCAGGAGATCATGATCCCGTCCGTGACGCAGCTGGCTGGATGCGGCGTGCGGTTCGCACCGGCGCCGGAGGGGATGGCAGGGATCGCCTTCGACGCCGCAACCGCGACGCTGACCCTCCCGGTCATCCGCCTCGACGGCAACACGGAGGTGATCCTCCGCAACCTGGTGGCGTACGAGACGGCTGCCGTGCGCGGGCCGCTGGTGATGGCCCGGTACACGGAGCTGATGAACGGCATCATCGACACGGCCAAGGACGTGAAGATCCTGAGGGAATGCGGGATAATCTTCAACGGCATGAAGAGCGACAAGGAGGCGGCGGACATGTGGAACGGGATGTGCCGTGCGGTGCGGCCGAGCAAGGTGCCGCTCATGGACGGGGTGATCAGGGAGGTGAACGCGCACCGGAACAGGAGGGCGGCCGTGAAAGCGAGGAGGCTGCTCAAGCGGTACGTGTTCAGGTCCTGGAGGATTCTCACGCTGCTcgccgccgtcgtgctgctgctcatgaCGGCGCTGCAGACATTCTGCTCCGTCTACGACTGCAAACGTTGGTTCGGCGGCATACTAGAGCTGCCGAAGCTGCCAGCCACGGGCGGTGGAGGGCAGTAG